In Methanocaldococcus sp. FS406-22, the genomic stretch CCCTTATAATGTTAATCTCTCTTCTAATGGCTTTTTTTGGGCTGTATTCTTTATTAAATATACTTGAAGTTATATCAAATTTCCCATCTTTTCCTTTAAGTTTTATCTCTGGAAATGTCTCAAAAACTTTAAATCCACATTTTTCAATGAAATCTTTGCTTTTTCCGTAAGCAATGTAGCTTATTTGATAATCATCTTTTAAAGCTTCACCAATTGCTATACATCTTGTTGTATGTCCAAAACCCTCCCCACATACTGAAATGAGTATTTTCATATTTCCACCCAATAAAATCTTTTACTAAATATTTTTTAGGTAATTACAGCAACTTCTTACTTTCTTCTGTAAGTGTTAGTTTGTTGATTCTTCCTATTTTTTCTTTCATTATTATTTTTCTATCCTCCAATTCAGAAATAATCCTTGAAACCTTTGGCTTACTCATTCCAGTAATTTCGACGATTTCTTTTTGAGTAATATGACCATGTTTTTTTATTAAATCAATTATAAGTTTTTCATCTTCAGTTAAGAAGCTCCACAATACTCCTCTTTTTTCTTCCATATATCTTTTTGCAATCTCATCTAATTCCCTAACCTTATCTTTTAGTTCATCATTTTCTTTCTTTAATTTTTCGATATATTTATTTAGTGATTCTATCTTTTCTTTATACGTGCTATTCTCATCTAAAAGTTTTAATATTTTGCTTTCATATTCTGAAACTCTTTCATTTAACACTCCAATAATCTCATCTTTATTTAATAGGTTTTTATTAGCTTTATTTAATTCCTCTTCTAAATCTTTTATCTTCGTAGTTAATTTTTCTATTTCTTCTTCTCTTTCTTTTAATTTAATTTTTAGATTATTTAACTCATCTTTTATATTATCAATTCCAGTTATAAGCTTCTTTTTAGTAATTTTTTCTCTAACAAACAACCCTCCAAATAATACAACTCCAAATATTGCAACTATTAGATAGTATTTTAAATTGTTGCTATTGCTAATATTTGGTTGTTCAATTATATTTTGTGAAGGATAGGTTACGAAAGTATATTTGACTGTGATTGTGAAAGTTATTTCTTTATTTAATGATAAATCCCAAATTATGATTTGATGCTTCCCATCAGTGGTTATTTTATATCCTGGAGGAGTTACAAGTAAATTTCCTTGGGGGGAAGATATAACAGCCCCCGGAGGGAGAACTACCTTTATAGTTGCGTTTTTTGCTGAGATTGGAAAGTTCATAATGAGTTGCTTAACATCGTTTTTTGTCCAAATTGCATCAGTAACTAAACATTTGAATGTTATATTTACATACTCAGTTGGAGGAATTGGTTTTCCAAATTCTACGGCAATTTCAGTAATACCATCGTTATATAAGGCACTATATCCCTTAATATCTACAGATGAGTTTATTGTGAAATTTTCGACATTCTGAGGAATGGTATAGGTTATACTACTCAAATTTTTATTGTCGTTATTGTAGATTACCATGGTTATTGTTTCGTTTATAGTATCGTCGGGATTAACTATACACTCAATATACATTTTTTCGATGGAATATGCCAAAGACACATTTGCAAATAAGAAGAATAAAAATAAAAACACTAAAATTTTTTTGGGTTTAATGAATATCACCTTGATATTGGGGGTATTATTATTTATATCACTTTGCCATATATAAAAAATTTGTCTCAATAGTAAAACACTAAAGGGGTTGGAAGAAATGATAAAAGATTGTAGATTGGCAGTGGCTATCCCAATAACCCTTCTTATACTTTCAATTTTGTTAATTGGTTTTAAAGGAATTCCAAAAAGTGTAGATATAACTGGGGGGACAGAAATAACAATTAAAGTAGATAAAGATATTGACATCACTTCTTTAAAGGAATTACTCAATGGAAAAGCTGAAGTAAAAAAAATAGAATCAGCTAATGGCTATTATATAGTAATTAGATGCAAAAATGAAGATGTAGATTTTGTAAAGCAGAAAATTAAGGAATTTTTCCATGTGGATAGCTTAGATAAGTTAGATTATTCTGAAAAAACAATTGGAGCAACATTAAGTCAAAAATTCTTTGAGGAAGGATTTAAGGCCGTTGGATTTGCATTTATATTTATGGCAGTGGTTGTTTATCTATATTTCAGAAATCCAGTGCCAAGCGGGGCTATTATACTATCTGCACTTTCAGATATAATTATGGCTCTGGGGGCTATGAGTTTGTTTAATATTGAGCTTTCCTCAGCAACAATAGCGGCTCTATTAATGGTTATTGGTTATAGCGTAGATTCAGATATATTGCTAACAACAAGAGTTTTAAAAAGATTAACAAAGAGTTTTGATGAAACTGTTAAAGAGGCAATGAAAACTGGTTTAACTATGACATTAACAACAA encodes the following:
- a CDS encoding winged helix-turn-helix transcriptional regulator translates to MSLAYSIEKMYIECIVNPDDTINETITMVIYNNDNKNLSSITYTIPQNVENFTINSSVDIKGYSALYNDGITEIAVEFGKPIPPTEYVNITFKCLVTDAIWTKNDVKQLIMNFPISAKNATIKVVLPPGAVISSPQGNLLVTPPGYKITTDGKHQIIIWDLSLNKEITFTITVKYTFVTYPSQNIIEQPNISNSNNLKYYLIVAIFGVVLFGGLFVREKITKKKLITGIDNIKDELNNLKIKLKEREEEIEKLTTKIKDLEEELNKANKNLLNKDEIIGVLNERVSEYESKILKLLDENSTYKEKIESLNKYIEKLKKENDELKDKVRELDEIAKRYMEEKRGVLWSFLTEDEKLIIDLIKKHGHITQKEIVEITGMSKPKVSRIISELEDRKIIMKEKIGRINKLTLTEESKKLL
- a CDS encoding protein translocase subunit SecF; the protein is MIKDCRLAVAIPITLLILSILLIGFKGIPKSVDITGGTEITIKVDKDIDITSLKELLNGKAEVKKIESANGYYIVIRCKNEDVDFVKQKIKEFFHVDSLDKLDYSEKTIGATLSQKFFEEGFKAVGFAFIFMAVVVYLYFRNPVPSGAIILSALSDIIMALGAMSLFNIELSSATIAALLMVIGYSVDSDILLTTRVLKRLTKSFDETVKEAMKTGLTMTLTTITAMLILLIVVKLFIPVADILANIAEVLILALIADVINTWLLNAGILKYYITEYRAKKI